Genomic DNA from Ruminococcus sp. OA3:
AATGTAAAAATAGGAATATGCCGCATGACACAGACTTTAAACAGTTTTCTTGTCTGTGCCTCAACTCCTTTTGAACCATCGATGACCATTACGGCAGAGTCAGCTGCCATTAAGGTCCTGTAAGTATCCTCCGAGAAATCCTGGTGCCCCGGTGTATCCAGAATATTAATACAGTATCCGTCATAATTAAACTGCAGCACGGATGATGTCACCGAAATTCCACGCTCTTTTTCTATCTCCATCCAGTCAGACACAGCATGGCGCGCTGTCGCCTTTCCCTTCACGGATCCCGCCAGATTGATCGCTCCTCCGTAGAGCAGGAATTTTTCCGTCAATGTAGTTTTACCTGCATCCGGGTGGGAAATAATGGCGAAGGTCCGCCTCTTTTCTATTTCTTTCGTATAATCAGCCACGAAATAACCTCCTGATTGTTGTTCTTAAGTCGTTCTTAATTCACACGCCATTCATTGTATTATATCGTCTGGGCAGTGTCAAGGTTACTGTGCCGTACTTTTATTTATGTTTTTAATTTACCGGTCCATACAATCATATTCTGACCATTGCAGTCCGAGCGCTTTTGCAGCCTTTCTCGCATCATCAATGTCAATCAGGTCTGCGATCATTCCGAGCATCATATCAGACGCGTCAGCCGATCTCCTGCATGAATAATATTTACCGTCAGAGATCCAACCGGTGTCCCCTGTCCAGTAAATTCCCGCGGTAAACATCCGCTTCCAGTTATCGCCGCCAGCGAACTCTGCAACCGTCCTGTGGTATAATTCCCCTGTCTGTGCAAGGATAGCCGATCCGCTCCCTACCATCATGACTGTACCGGCTGCACCCGCAGCGTCTTTTATAAGTCTCAGCGTGTCCTGTTCCTGCAGGATCAGGCGCTTTGCGCCTTTTCCACCCGGAATCAGCAGGATATCCCCTCCCGCATTTTCTTCCAGTGGTTCCGTCCACACCTTAACATCCTGCGAGCTGTTGATAACTCCGCCTGATATGGATAGATAATTCATATAAAAATGTTCCGGCAGTTTTCCTAAAATGCTGACCGGTACAAACGCATCCATTGTTTCAAAGCTGTCATACAGCAGAACATTTACTACCATGATCCTTTCTCCCTTCTTCTATCCCCGAATGAAATAAAAAAGCAGTTACAGCTTTCCTCCATAACTACTTTCCTATCGGGATGTTGCGTCACCAAAAATTAATGTTAATCGAGTGAATTCTAAAGTGACATTATTTGTAATTTCATGATATCAGATTTCTGAACGGATACAAGCCGGTACCGGGGATATAACATCAATTATTTTTTTAAGCGAATTTCCGCCGTCTCCACATGATATTTTGGTATAATATCCACATCCCCCGGTTGAACAGTACGCCCGACCTATCAGGAATGAAGCAAAACAAAGCCGCTGCCTCATGGCAGCGGCCCTCTGTTCTATTCAGCAACAGTCTCATCCATCGGAGTGATCACGATATTCTGCGGTTCCACACCGGTCTTTCTCTTGACAGCATCTTCGATCTGTGCCAGCTGTGACGACTCCAGATCTGCCGTCGGAACCATAACGTCCGCCGTATCACCATTCAGATTGACAACTACATTTTCAAAACCCTTCGCCTCCAGCAGGGATTCTGCTGCCGCCTCTTTCTCAATGCGGTCAGTCATCGTCACCATACTCTCTACAGCAGACTGTTTTTCCTCTTCGGACAGTTCTTCATTGTTAATGATCTCCAGCAGCGTTTCCTTATTCTGAGAACGCACCTGCTCCCGGCTGATCTTAGCCTGCGCCACGTATGTAGATGCTCCGGTCAGCACTGCCTCACCCGGTGTCTGGGCCGACGCATCCTCAGAATCGGCATCCGTGGAGTCAACATCTGCAGAATCAGCATCCGCATTTTCTTTTTCAGCCGCCTCCGCGATCTCATCCGTCAGATCATAATCGAGACTTTCAATCTCCTCCGTGATATCTCCGATGTCCGCTGTCTCCTCAGTTTTTTCACTGTTGTCCGAACTTTTCGCACTTTGTGTTTTCAGTCGCGAATCCGAATAATTAATATATCCGGCGACCGCTATCATAACCGCCAAAGCTGTAATAATGATCTGATTTTTTTTGAATATCTTTTTTTTCAACGACATTCTCCTTCACTTCATTTTCATCACTTTTATTTTATGTGCATCTACGTGAAATAATGCCATGACTGCTTCCTGAATTTGCTGTACGATCACAGGGTCACTTCCTCCCTGCGCCACCACAACGACTCCCCGTATCTCGGGCGTCGTCTCTGAAACAACATACGGCGTCTGATTCCCCTCTCCGTCCTTTTGATATACAGTCGCTTCCTCTGAACTGCTGTTTTTTGAATCCTGTTTTCCTCCCTGGCTGTCCTCCTGCGATGTCATGGAATCATTGACGGGCGTATCCTTTTCAACGATCTTCTTGCCTGTTGTCTCCAGAGTGATTGCTGCGGTAACCGTACCGACACCCTCCACCTGCTGCAGTGTCTCCACAAGCTGGCGTTCCAGCTGTTTTTGCATGGTCTCTTCCTGGATTTCCGCTTCCTGCACCTGTACCCCGGGTTCTTCTTCCGGTTTCGAATCTTTTGCCTTTTTTGTCGGCAGCAGCACAACGATCAATAATCCCAGAATTAATACAAATACCAGGATCTGTTCCTTCTTCATCTCCTTTATCCGGGTCCTAATCCGCTCTTTCATCCTTTCACCATTCACCCTATACTAATACTTATATGCGCAGCATCTATCTGATATACATCGGCCAAACGCTTTCGGATCTCCTCTGCGGCAGGATCCTGTTTTTCATATTCCGGGTCAATTTCAATCTCCCCGACTGATATACGGCCGCTCTCCTCCTGTGATACTGCCTGTATACGAATATTCTCCACCTCAATCATCTCCCCCTGTTTTAACGTTACCTCTATGTCTTCCGGATACAGTCCGTATTCCCCCAGCATCTCACCGATCTGTTCCTTGATCTCCTCACGGCAGGCATACAGCAGATATTCATCACTTTCCTGGGTGAATACCACCTCGGTACGCCGCGCCTCTTCCCAGGCTACTCTCATCTCCTCAGTCTGGAAGAATTCCTGCAGATCTCTCTCCGAATGAAAGAACTGAAGCACAGGTGTCAGGATAATGACTACCAGCAGCATTCCCATGAAATTCTTTATATACATCTGATACTGCTTTTGTGGTACAAGATTCATAACAATAGAATATACGAGATAGTAACACACCAGATTTCTCATCCAGCTGTAGACCGTTTCCGTCATATTTTTCTCCTTCACTGCAGCGAGTTTGCCAGGATCACGATCGTCAGCAGAAACATAACCTGCGTTGTAAACAGAACTTTCAGCAGGAGACCACACCCCTCTCCCATCGCGTGAAAGCATCCTACCAGCCGGGAATCACAGATCGGCTGGATAACAGCACCAATAAACTTATATACGAGTGCGTTAAATCCAAGCCGGATAACAGGTGCGATCGAACAAACGATCAATACGATCAGGGCTGTTACCCCGAAACAGTTCCTGATGAGAACAGCAGAACCAAAGATGATTTCAGTGACCGCATTGACCGCATTGCCTACTCCCGGTATCACACTGACAGTTTTTCCGAGAACAGAACGTTTCAGGGAATCAACAGCCGGTGCTACCAGACTTTGTATAATCTGCATTCCGACTATGACCGTCAGCATACTCTTCTGCGCCCACAAAATTGCAGATTTCAACAGTTCGGATATTCTGGAGAGCATCTCTTCTTTCGTCAGCAGATTTATGAATTCCAGCAGTACATAGATGTGTATCGCCGGTATCATCATATTCACCAGAAGATACTCCACACAGAATATCACGATCAATATGATCTGGTAAAAAACAGTGGCGGACGTCACACCGGAAGCCGCCGTGATCGCAATATAATAGGACGGAGCCAGTGCCTGCATAAAGCTGACGATCCCCTCAAGCGTTGTATGCAATCCTTCGCTCAGCTGGCCAAACGCTTTCAGAAGCAGTACAAACACCAGAAGATAGACGAGATAAAAACAGATGTCCCCCATTTTCTCATTGTCAAATATGTGTACAAAGCTCGTCAGCACGGCTCCCGCAAAGGCCAGCAGCAGAACCTGTCCCAGCACGCTGCGCCCCTGCTCGAACTCCGAAAACAGACTCTCCTTCAGTATCTCCCCAAACCATTCAAGGCTGAAGGGTGTTTCACCCTTCAAAAGTTCTTTCATCGCATCCAGAAAGGAAAAGCTGCTGTCTTCTAAAAGCTCGTCCATGATTTCCTGCATCTGCTGAGTGTCCATATCATCGAGCAGTTCTTCCTCATAGTCTTCACTGTTCACCAGCTGGTCGTCGCTGCTTCCGGCTGCTGATGCACAGCAGGTAACCGGGAGCAGTGTCATTGTCATAAACCAGGCGCTCATAATGAGAATCAGGAGCATACACTTTCTCTTTTTATTTTTCTTCATGCCAGAAATCCCTGAATCACATCCAGGAGTGTCAGCAGTACCGGCATGGAGATCACCATCAATGATAATTTACAGAAAATTTCAATTTGTGATGCGATCGCACTGTATCCGGCATCCCTGCACAGGCTGGATGAAAACTGGCCGATATACGTAAGCCCGATCATTTTCAGAAGTATATTGAGATAAGAAGCATCTACCGGAAGATTACTCTGAATCTTCTGCAGAGACTCCACCAGATAGGATACTTTGGAGGTCGCAAGCAGCAGGATACACAGACCGCATGCGAAACTGATATAGAAAGAATATTCCGGTTTACACTCTTTCAGAAGGATTCCGAGAATCATTCCGGAAAACCCCAGTATAGAAATTTTGATAATATCCATAACTTATCCCTCCGCTACAGTGAAAACAATTGTCGGACACTGTCAAACAGCTCATTGATATAGGGAATGATCCAGAACAGCACGATGATCAGTCCTGCCAGACTCGTCAAAAACGCCTGCTCGTCCCTTCCGCTGTGTTTCAGCACCTGGCTCAGCACAGATACAAGTATCCCTACCGCTCCGATCTTAAAAATAATACTGACTTCCACATTCCTCCTCCTTTATCACAGCAATAGAATACCGAGAAATGCCCCGCCCAGAATCCCAAGGCTCCGAAACAGCCTCTGTTTTTCCGGCAGCTGAGCCTGCAGATTATGAATCGTAAGTGCAAGCTCTTCCAGGTAATGTTCCAGGATCTGTTTCTGCATCTGTTTTGAAGCGTTACCCATCATATCAGCCAGCTGACACAATTCACGGATATCGGAGGAGTGCAGGCTGCTGTTTTCCAGATGCCTGGTAGCCTCCCATACAAAAATTTCCGAAAAAGAACGTCCCGTGTAAGAATCCAGCTGTTCACACAGACTCTTCAGAAACCCGGCAAACGGTTCTTTCGCCCGGTTGCCGACCGTGCGTATCGCCTCAGGCAGCGTCACATTGAACGTGATCTCATGCTCCAGCAGCATCACGAGGCGCTGCCACTCCCGAAGCTGCAGCAATCGTTTTTTCATATCCGCACTCTTTAAGAGTCCCAGACTGCAGCACGAAAAAACAACAGCCGCAATACCTATCATTTTTATCATAGGACTGATCCCCTCCGATAAAGACAGGTTCCCCTCTCATCGAATATCGACCGTATCTCCCCCGCTTTTTTCTGATTTTGGAGAACTATGTATCTCTCAAATACTTTCTCGTTTACCAGCCGCTCCAGCAGCGGTTTCCGCTTGATATCATCCACGGAACTTCCATGAACGGTTGCAAGGAGCTTGCATCCACAGTTGATGACCGTCTCAATGGCATGGATATCCTCATAACTTCCAATTTCATCGACCGCGATGATTGAAGGTGACATAGAACGCACGAGCATCATCATTCCCTCCGCTTTCGGACAGCCGTCCAGCACATCCGTGCGAATCCCTATGTCATTCTGAGGAATCCCGAGATAACAGCCGCCGATTTCTGATCGCTCGTCCACAACACCGACTGTACATCCCGGCCGTTCCCGGC
This window encodes:
- a CDS encoding DJ-1/PfpI family protein; translation: MVVNVLLYDSFETMDAFVPVSILGKLPEHFYMNYLSISGGVINSSQDVKVWTEPLEENAGGDILLIPGGKGAKRLILQEQDTLRLIKDAAGAAGTVMMVGSGSAILAQTGELYHRTVAEFAGGDNWKRMFTAGIYWTGDTGWISDGKYYSCRRSADASDMMLGMIADLIDIDDARKAAKALGLQWSEYDCMDR
- the spoIIIAC gene encoding stage III sporulation protein AC, with translation MEVSIIFKIGAVGILVSVLSQVLKHSGRDEQAFLTSLAGLIIVLFWIIPYINELFDSVRQLFSL
- a CDS encoding stage III sporulation protein AE, which translates into the protein MKKNKKRKCMLLILIMSAWFMTMTLLPVTCCASAAGSSDDQLVNSEDYEEELLDDMDTQQMQEIMDELLEDSSFSFLDAMKELLKGETPFSLEWFGEILKESLFSEFEQGRSVLGQVLLLAFAGAVLTSFVHIFDNEKMGDICFYLVYLLVFVLLLKAFGQLSEGLHTTLEGIVSFMQALAPSYYIAITAASGVTSATVFYQIILIVIFCVEYLLVNMMIPAIHIYVLLEFINLLTKEEMLSRISELLKSAILWAQKSMLTVIVGMQIIQSLVAPAVDSLKRSVLGKTVSVIPGVGNAVNAVTEIIFGSAVLIRNCFGVTALIVLIVCSIAPVIRLGFNALVYKFIGAVIQPICDSRLVGCFHAMGEGCGLLLKVLFTTQVMFLLTIVILANSLQ
- a CDS encoding SpoIIIAH-like family protein gives rise to the protein MKKKIFKKNQIIITALAVMIAVAGYINYSDSRLKTQSAKSSDNSEKTEETADIGDITEEIESLDYDLTDEIAEAAEKENADADSADVDSTDADSEDASAQTPGEAVLTGASTYVAQAKISREQVRSQNKETLLEIINNEELSEEEKQSAVESMVTMTDRIEKEAAAESLLEAKGFENVVVNLNGDTADVMVPTADLESSQLAQIEDAVKRKTGVEPQNIVITPMDETVAE
- a CDS encoding stage III sporulation protein AF, whose protein sequence is MTETVYSWMRNLVCYYLVYSIVMNLVPQKQYQMYIKNFMGMLLVVIILTPVLQFFHSERDLQEFFQTEEMRVAWEEARRTEVVFTQESDEYLLYACREEIKEQIGEMLGEYGLYPEDIEVTLKQGEMIEVENIRIQAVSQEESGRISVGEIEIDPEYEKQDPAAEEIRKRLADVYQIDAAHISISIG
- a CDS encoding stage III sporulation protein AG, which encodes MKKEQILVFVLILGLLIVVLLPTKKAKDSKPEEEPGVQVQEAEIQEETMQKQLERQLVETLQQVEGVGTVTAAITLETTGKKIVEKDTPVNDSMTSQEDSQGGKQDSKNSSSEEATVYQKDGEGNQTPYVVSETTPEIRGVVVVAQGGSDPVIVQQIQEAVMALFHVDAHKIKVMKMK
- a CDS encoding stage III sporulation protein AB, which encodes MIKMIGIAAVVFSCCSLGLLKSADMKKRLLQLREWQRLVMLLEHEITFNVTLPEAIRTVGNRAKEPFAGFLKSLCEQLDSYTGRSFSEIFVWEATRHLENSSLHSSDIRELCQLADMMGNASKQMQKQILEHYLEELALTIHNLQAQLPEKQRLFRSLGILGGAFLGILLL
- a CDS encoding stage III sporulation AC/AD family protein, which encodes MDIIKISILGFSGMILGILLKECKPEYSFYISFACGLCILLLATSKVSYLVESLQKIQSNLPVDASYLNILLKMIGLTYIGQFSSSLCRDAGYSAIASQIEIFCKLSLMVISMPVLLTLLDVIQGFLA